A single genomic interval of Acidobacteriota bacterium harbors:
- a CDS encoding DUF401 family protein has product MFALSVTLGAFGLILLCARVRVPLGLSIVLGSAAVGLGFGLDGPQLARAAWSGATAPQTIALALVTALLLGLSVLMRESGRLEEIVTLAHGMLRRPVATMVAMPALIGLLPMPGGAIFSAPMVESASGRSEVARSLLSSINYWFRHIWEFFWPLYPGVLLAMALTHRAIPAWTALMIFGTAAMFLGGLVMLRGIPADLQAPSAPPPAGTKRRLLGATASIWVILLGWGAAYLLAGLLLDRVPADSLPGMILKHGPLVIGLLGSILWTVLGGGLGREALRKAFWQPGTYSLAGLIFAILIFQHTLEAVDAPSRIAAELQNLHVPLVLVVAILPFIAGFVTGIAVGFVGTALPIVLNLVGAVDGAAGAFAYIPLSYTFGHLGQMMSPIHVCQIVSNRYFGTTYGPVYRHILPSALITALLNIGYFLFLRWMY; this is encoded by the coding sequence ATGTTCGCACTCTCGGTCACCCTCGGGGCCTTCGGCCTGATCCTGCTTTGCGCCCGGGTGCGCGTGCCGCTGGGGCTTTCCATAGTCCTGGGGAGCGCGGCCGTGGGGCTGGGCTTCGGGCTCGACGGCCCGCAGCTGGCGCGCGCGGCCTGGAGCGGGGCCACCGCCCCACAGACCATCGCCCTGGCCCTCGTCACGGCCCTGCTGCTGGGACTGTCCGTCCTGATGCGCGAGAGCGGGCGGCTGGAGGAGATCGTCACGCTGGCCCACGGGATGCTGCGGCGCCCCGTAGCGACCATGGTCGCCATGCCCGCGCTGATCGGGCTGCTCCCCATGCCCGGGGGCGCCATCTTTTCCGCCCCGATGGTGGAATCGGCCAGCGGCCGGTCGGAGGTGGCCCGTTCCCTCCTCTCCTCGATCAACTACTGGTTCCGCCATATCTGGGAGTTCTTCTGGCCCCTCTACCCGGGAGTGCTCCTGGCGATGGCGCTGACCCACCGGGCCATCCCCGCCTGGACCGCCCTGATGATCTTCGGCACGGCGGCGATGTTTCTGGGCGGTCTCGTGATGCTGCGGGGGATCCCCGCCGACCTGCAGGCCCCAAGCGCGCCCCCTCCCGCGGGGACCAAACGCAGGCTCCTCGGGGCGACCGCGTCGATCTGGGTGATCCTCCTCGGCTGGGGGGCCGCCTACCTCCTCGCCGGCCTCCTGCTCGACCGGGTCCCGGCCGATTCGCTCCCCGGGATGATCCTGAAGCACGGGCCGCTCGTCATCGGGCTGCTGGGGAGCATCCTCTGGACCGTCCTCGGCGGCGGGCTCGGCCGCGAAGCGCTCCGGAAGGCCTTCTGGCAGCCGGGGACCTATTCCCTGGCCGGACTGATCTTCGCCATCCTGATCTTCCAGCACACCCTCGAGGCTGTCGACGCGCCCAGCCGGATAGCGGCGGAACTGCAGAACCTGCACGTCCCCCTGGTCCTGGTCGTCGCCATCCTCCCCTTCATCGCCGGGTTCGTCACCGGGATCGCCGTCGGATTCGTCGGCACCGCGCTGCCGATCGTACTCAACCTCGTCGGCGCCGTGGACGGGGCCGCCGGCGCCTTCGCCTACATCCCGCTCTCCTACACCTTCGGACACCTCGGGCAGATGATGAGCCCGATCCATGTCTGCCAGATCGTCAGCAACCGCTATTTCGGCACCACCTACGGCCCCGTCTACCGCCACATCCTCCCCTCGGCGCTGATCACGGCCCTGCTGAACATAGGATATTTCCTCTTTTTGCGCTGGATGTATTAA